The Gemmatimonadaceae bacterium genome contains the following window.
ATCGTGGGCGGAAGCCAGTTCTCTTCGAGCGCGAGGGCGCATATCCCCGCCTCGATGGCGCCGGACGCACCGAGCGCGTGACCGTAGTAGCCCTTCGTGCCGCTGACGAGAAGCCGGCGTGAGTGCTCGCCAAACACGGCCTTTATGGCCACGGTCTCGGTCGAGTCGTTGAGCTGCGTGGAGCTGCCGTGCGCGTTGACGTACTCGATGTCGGCGGGTGACACGTCGGCGTCCGCCAGGGCGATCCGCATCGCGCGCGCGGCCTGCGAGCCGTCGGGCAGCGGCGCGGTCATGTGATGCGCGTCGTTGGTGACGCCGAAGCCGGCGACTTCGCCGTAGATGCGCGCGCCGCGCGCCACCGCGCGGCCGTACTCCTCGAGGATCAGCGTGGCCGCGCCCTCGCCCATCACGAAGCCGTCGCGGTGGCGGTCGAACGGCCGCGAGGCGTGCTCGGGATCGTCGTTGTTAATGGACATCGCGCGGATCAGCGCGAACGCGCCGAAGCACAGCGGCGACAGCGGGGCCTCGGCGCCGCCCGCGATCATCACGTCGGCGTAGCCGTCGCGGATCTGGCGGAACGCGTCGCCGATCGCGATCGCCCCCGACGCGCAGCTCATGGAGTTCGTCGAGTTCGGCCCCTGCACGCCGAGCTCGATCGCCACGTTGCAGCTGGCCGACCCGCCGAACACCGCCAGCGCGAGCGTGGCGTCGACGCCGCGCAGCCCATCGCGCATGAACACGCCCATC
Protein-coding sequences here:
- the fabF gene encoding beta-ketoacyl-ACP synthase II, translated to MKRRRVAITGIGAITPIGITHSALLRGLRDGRSAVRNVTRFDPTPFRSRNAAEVSDFVATDHLDAKRARRLDRFAQFAVVTARMALDDAGIRMEREDRERIGAMMGTALGGVAYGEQQMGVFMRDGLRGVDATLALAVFGGSASCNVAIELGVQGPNSTNSMSCASGAIAIGDAFRQIRDGYADVMIAGGAEAPLSPLCFGAFALIRAMSINNDDPEHASRPFDRHRDGFVMGEGAATLILEEYGRAVARGARIYGEVAGFGVTNDAHHMTAPLPDGSQAARAMRIALADADVSPADIEYVNAHGSSTQLNDSTETVAIKAVFGEHSRRLLVSGTKGYYGHALGASGAIEAGICALALEENWLPPTINLTVADEACDLDYLPGAGRERRVEHMLTNSFGFGGINAALVLRQAS